A single window of Anopheles moucheti chromosome 2, idAnoMoucSN_F20_07, whole genome shotgun sequence DNA harbors:
- the LOC128309519 gene encoding translocating chain-associated membrane protein 1, whose protein sequence is MAIKAGMGRKSSNKNPPFFSHEFVIQNHADIVSCIAMIFVVGIMLQPTQSLASTFVALRHNVSGADPSQENPMGLQFLYTAGWKDACAVFFYTLICIIMHAILQEYVLDKISKKLHLSKFKLSRFNESGQLVVFYAMSFLWGLDLIVRERYFGNMHRMWEGYPDHPMIFLHKMFFIIQLAYYAHMLPELYFQKVKKDEQKPKIQHAAGGLFIIGTAYFLGFQRIALVLLTLHYFCEFVAHTFQLVDIVDKEGKFAKLRLVHNGLFILTRFTTMVLSFLTLFYSIDNISQSKRVLMLSMVFGLQGYLFFDFISNVLRSKRENSSEERAKITVTANKTDKPKKQKKKESDLPEADQNSAQSSPKAAGSNVRKTKVK, encoded by the exons ATGGCCATCAAAGCAGGAATGGGGAGGAAATCTTCCAACAAAAATCCTCCATTTTTCAGTCATGAGTTCGTAATTCAAAACCATGCGGACATTGTGTCGTGCATCGCGATGATCTTCGTCGTAGGAATAATGCTACAG CCGACACAATCCCTAGCTAGTACCTTCGTTGCCTTACGCCACAACGTATCTGGAGCGGATCCCAGCCAGGAGAACCCTATGGGATTGCAGTTCTTGTACACGGCTGGATGGAAAGATGCTTGTGCGGTATTTTTCTACACGCTTATCTGCATCATCATGCATGCTATACTACAGGAATACGTTCTGGAT AAAATATCGAAAAAGCTTCATctgtccaagttcaaattgtcACGCTTCAATGAATCCGGTCAGTTGGTAGTTTTTTACGCAATGTCCTTCCTGTGGGGTCTGGATCTAATTGTGCGTGAACGGTATTTCGGAAATATGCATAGAATGTGGGAAGGATACCCTGATCATCCGATGATCTTCCTGCACAAGATGTTCTTCATTATCCAGCTGGCATACTACGCGCACATGCTGCCAGAACTGTACTTTCAAAAGGTGAAGAAAGACGAACAGAAGCCTAAGATACAACATGCTGCAGGTGGTCTGTTTATAATCGGAACTGCTTACTTCCTTGG ATTCCAACGTATTGCTCTCGTTCTCCTGACTCTGCACTACTTCTGCGAATTCGTGGCCCATACCTTCCAGTTGGTGGACATAGTGGATAAGGAAGGAAAATTCGCTAAAT TACGTCTTGTTCACAACGGATTGTTCATTCTCACCCGTTTTACGACGATGGTTCTGTCTTTCCTTACCTTGTTCTACAGCATTGACAACATTTCACAATCTAAGCGCGTGCTGATGTTATCGATGGTGTTCGGACTGCAGGGTTatctgtttttcgattttatttccaaTGTACTTCGCTCCAAGCGGGAAAACTCCTCGGAAGAACGGGCGAAAATAACGGTTACCGCAAACAAGACTGACAAACCgaaaaagcagaagaaaaaggaaagtgATCTTCCAGAAGCCGATCAAAACTCTGCACAATCTTCTCCAAAAGCTGCCGGTAGTAACGTGCGCAAGACGAAAGTAAAGTAA
- the LOC128297820 gene encoding homeobox protein 4-like: MNCRSAVFGLLLVIAVVAVHAETGFYVPKAYYTIDEHGYKSPLIYIDSIPQIFQRVRRSAQLPSVPNFGFPVNFPAFQFPNPGQGGNFQSVSITSGSPSGLNNRFDENGQSANGGTTINTFSSQNGHVTHMTHHIDKDGKVTTQTNKNNNNNNNNNNNNKKKN; this comes from the exons ATGAATTGCCGCAGCGCAGTGTTTGGATTGCTTTTGGTGATAGCTGTGGTTGCTGTACATGCAG AAACTGGTTTTTACGTGCCCAAAGCGTACTACACGATTGACGAACATGGTTATAAATCCCCACTCATCTACATTGACAGTATTCCG CAAATATTCCAGCGTGTTCGACGATCCGCTCAACTTCCTTCAG TTCCCAACTTCGGTTTTCCGGTGAATTTTCCTGCATTCCAGTTTCCAAATCCTGGACAGGGTGGCAATTTCCAGTCGGTATCAATTACTAGCGGAAG CCCCAGTGGTTTGAATAATCGATTCGATGAAAATGGACAATCGGCAAATGGTGGAACAACTATTAACACATTCTCGTCTCAGAATGGACACGTTACTCACATGACTCATCATATCGACAAGGatggcaaagtcactactcaaaccaacaagaacaacaataacaacaacaataataacaacaacaacaaaaagaagaacTAA
- the LOC128309520 gene encoding uncharacterized protein LOC128309520, whose protein sequence is MTRAFVLLLFAIGCFEFLVDAKKDESHNGPLLDTLLRYRRQTAGVNYGFPTFPDFPKQAQFPTFGQQNLGGGESGATGGLFSRSDFSDFMPDPSQLKGNQAWTTKSCVYDAKGKEKCVEQRGDKPKH, encoded by the exons ATGACGCGTGCAttcgttttgttattgtttgccATCGGTTGCTTCGAGTTTTTAGTGGATGCAAAGAAAG ATGAGTCCCATAATGGACCATTGCTCGATACTTTGCTGCGCTACCGACGGCAGACAGCGGGAGTAAACTACGGCTTTCCCACGTTTCCCGATTTCCCGAAACAAGCCCAATTTCCTACCTTTGGACAACAGAATCTTGGAGGAGGAGAATCCGGAGCCACAGGGGGACTATTTTCACGTAGTGACTTTTCGGATTTTATGCCAG ATCCCTCGCAGCTCAAGGGCAATCAAGCATGGACTACGAAGAGTTGCGTCTATGATgcgaagggaaaggaaaagtgcGTAGAACAACGTGGTGATAAGCCGAAACACTAG